The following proteins are co-located in the Brevibacillus laterosporus DSM 25 genome:
- a CDS encoding DUF2625 family protein, translating into MDEQRKDQHLSDWKQCFAASLRKIHIVEAQEQKIEKIKEKYNIPEDSFIGNIVYQTGGILIDDWIRVLGSGERDILTWNEKLGLPNAIIVADDVLGGLFAFLDKASTIHYFAPDSLEWEDLEISYAEFIQWLAEGNLNLFYELFRWDSWKEDVERLQITEGISCFPFLWLEETTIDQRSKKVVSLEEIVRIELEMSNVI; encoded by the coding sequence GTGGACGAACAAAGAAAAGATCAGCACTTGAGCGATTGGAAACAATGCTTCGCCGCATCATTACGAAAAATTCATATAGTAGAAGCACAAGAACAGAAAATAGAGAAAATCAAAGAAAAATATAATATTCCAGAGGATTCTTTCATTGGTAATATCGTTTATCAAACGGGTGGAATCCTGATTGATGATTGGATACGGGTTCTAGGTTCGGGTGAAAGGGATATCCTTACTTGGAACGAGAAGCTAGGTCTTCCTAATGCAATCATTGTAGCAGATGATGTATTAGGTGGCTTATTTGCGTTTCTGGACAAAGCTAGTACAATCCATTATTTTGCTCCTGATAGCCTTGAATGGGAGGATCTTGAAATCTCCTATGCAGAATTTATACAATGGCTAGCAGAAGGTAATCTTAACCTATTTTATGAGTTGTTCAGATGGGATTCTTGGAAGGAAGATGTAGAGCGTTTACAGATAACAGAAGGAATATCCTGTTTTCCGTTCTTGTGGCTGGAGGAAACAACAATCGATCAAAGAAGTAAAAAAGTCGTATCACTAGAAGAGATTGTTCGAATAGAGCTTGAGATGAGCAACGTTATATGA
- a CDS encoding PepSY-associated TM helix domain-containing protein, giving the protein MNHSTLEKSASHESLITKKHKSALLYQMVWRWHFYAGLLFSPFLIVLAFSGAVYLFKPQIEAYLYQHLYQVQEVGQQALPVFKQMEIIKEQYPNQTITALTFYDDPSRTTEVMTMGNNQMTSIFMDPYRGVSNGTLQVDEKFTEIIKKLHSELIIGGTIANRLVELAACWAVILLVTGLYLWWPRNKASIWGTILPRLHKKGKLFWRDLHAVPAFWLSILILMLILTGLPWSGVMGEGINQLATSTKTGYPSYSFSFGEKPESIVKTKDVVKDVPWAAENLPVPQSLHNQYVPLSLEDVMWVAKQQNITKPYTISLPQNEKGVYTLTTAHTKPGQEATLHIDQYTGMVLSEVRYSDYGLLAKGITLGIALHEGRLFGWANQLIGLVACLGLIGIVVSSFIMWWKRKPEGKWGAPSKPKQAKITKMIFFLMVIMGLCMPLVGISLIVVFLFDRFVILRVKAGAKDLHP; this is encoded by the coding sequence ATGAACCATAGTACGTTAGAAAAATCAGCATCGCATGAATCTCTTATCACAAAAAAGCATAAATCTGCTCTCCTTTATCAAATGGTGTGGAGATGGCATTTTTATGCGGGACTTCTTTTTTCTCCATTTTTAATTGTTTTAGCTTTTAGTGGGGCCGTTTATTTATTTAAACCACAAATTGAAGCATATTTATATCAACATCTTTATCAGGTACAAGAAGTGGGGCAACAAGCATTACCTGTTTTCAAGCAGATGGAGATTATCAAAGAGCAGTATCCCAATCAAACCATCACGGCCTTAACATTTTATGATGATCCTTCAAGGACTACAGAAGTAATGACAATGGGAAATAATCAGATGACCAGTATTTTTATGGATCCCTATCGAGGAGTAAGTAATGGGACGCTTCAAGTCGATGAGAAGTTTACGGAAATCATCAAAAAATTGCATAGTGAGCTCATTATAGGTGGAACGATTGCCAATCGGTTAGTGGAATTGGCTGCCTGCTGGGCTGTTATCTTATTGGTAACGGGGTTATATCTGTGGTGGCCAAGAAATAAAGCATCGATATGGGGAACTATTCTGCCGCGCCTTCATAAGAAAGGTAAGCTGTTTTGGCGTGATTTGCATGCCGTTCCAGCTTTTTGGTTATCGATTTTGATTCTGATGCTCATCCTCACAGGACTTCCATGGTCTGGTGTGATGGGAGAGGGGATTAATCAGCTTGCGACTTCTACTAAGACTGGTTACCCTTCTTATTCATTCAGCTTTGGAGAGAAGCCTGAGTCTATAGTGAAAACAAAGGACGTAGTAAAAGACGTACCTTGGGCAGCAGAAAATTTGCCAGTACCGCAATCGTTGCATAATCAATATGTACCGTTGTCACTAGAGGATGTGATGTGGGTGGCCAAGCAACAGAATATCACGAAACCTTATACCATTTCATTGCCTCAGAATGAAAAGGGTGTATACACACTAACAACAGCACATACAAAACCAGGGCAGGAAGCAACCTTGCATATTGATCAATATACGGGCATGGTCTTAAGTGAGGTTCGTTATAGTGACTATGGTTTATTAGCGAAAGGAATTACGTTAGGTATTGCACTACATGAAGGACGATTATTTGGTTGGGCAAACCAATTAATTGGCCTAGTTGCATGTTTGGGATTGATCGGAATTGTGGTTAGTTCCTTTATCATGTGGTGGAAGCGTAAGCCTGAAGGGAAATGGGGCGCACCCTCAAAACCTAAACAAGCAAAAATCACAAAAATGATATTTTTCTTGATGGTGATTATGGGTCTTTGTATGCCTCTGGTAGGAATTTCACTGATTGTAGTTTTCTTGTTCGATCGTTTTGTAATTCTTCGAGTTAAAGCAGGAGCAAAGGACCTGCATCCCTAA
- a CDS encoding DeoR family transcriptional regulator has product MLPIERRQQILLWLEQEAYLRISEISKRLEVSEMTIYRDIKPLLDQQKVSKTSNGIRLVPRQQMLSTCCSYCHKVSHSRLSVQLIKSNQLVEQTCCAHCALLRYQDCREDVLQIICRDFLTDTTISAQMACFLLHTDINLHCCQPQALPFESVHQAQQFQKGFGGAIYDFEGAIVAIQTEMTGSACCHKET; this is encoded by the coding sequence ATGTTACCTATTGAGAGAAGACAACAAATTTTGTTGTGGTTAGAGCAGGAGGCATATTTGCGGATTTCAGAAATTAGCAAACGATTGGAAGTTTCAGAAATGACCATCTATCGTGATATTAAGCCGTTGCTAGATCAACAGAAAGTAAGTAAGACTTCCAATGGAATTAGATTGGTTCCACGGCAGCAGATGCTTTCTACCTGTTGTTCTTATTGCCATAAAGTATCCCATAGTAGATTATCAGTGCAATTAATCAAGTCCAACCAACTGGTAGAGCAGACGTGCTGTGCACATTGTGCTTTGCTTCGCTATCAGGATTGTAGAGAAGATGTGTTACAAATCATTTGCCGTGACTTTTTAACAGACACCACCATAAGCGCCCAAATGGCTTGTTTTCTGTTACATACAGACATCAATCTTCATTGTTGCCAACCACAGGCTCTTCCTTTTGAATCCGTTCATCAGGCACAGCAGTTTCAGAAAGGATTTGGCGGAGCGATTTATGATTTTGAAGGTGCCATCGTAGCGATTCAGACTGAAATGACTGGAAGTGCTTGTTGTCACAAGGAAACCTAA